The Diaminobutyricimonas aerilata nucleotide sequence AGCCGCCCGCTCGCCGACTGGCTCGCGCGCCAGCTGTGTCAGTACAAGCACTTGAGCGAGAAGAACCCGGACCGCTTCGCGTGGGTGCTGCGGGGTCGCACCGTCGGCCGCGGACCGGACAACGAGCCGCTGCTCGCCGATGTCGAGCCGGTGGCCCGGCTCTCCGATGCCCTCCTCGATGAGGCGGAGCGACGCTACGAGGAGCGCTTCGAGGCGGGTCAGGGTCCCGAGGACTGACGCCGAGCCCGCCGCGCGCATTCGCGCCCGCCCGCGCGGTCGGCAATCACCGTCGCGCTACACATCTGCGCTCGCGCGCCGGAACAACGTGCCGCGCGAGCGCGGAAATGGAGCGCGACACGGGGCGGACGCGCGAAACGTCTCGAACGTTGGGTGGTGACCGGCCTGACCGGTCGCCCACACTGGTCCCATGAGGCACCCCTGGTCAGTCCTGGCGCTCGGCGCCGTCGTTCTCACGCTCGCGGTGAGCGGATGCGCGGGGTCGACCGAGCCGGCATCCGTAGGGTCGGGCGGCGGGGCCGAACCGCCGACCACCGACGCGGCCGCGCCGGGCGAGCTGCGGGCACAGGGAACCGTGCTGCAAGTCGACGGCGAGCCCGCGATGCTGTGTCTCGGACCGATCATGGAGTCGTACCCGCCGCAGTGCGACGGGCCCGAGATCACCGAGTGGGACTGGTCGAGCGTCGAGGGGGTCGAGTCGGCATCGGGTGTGACGTGGGGCTCGTACGCGGTGCAGGGCACCTGGGACGGCACCGCGTTCACGCCGACGCAGCCGCCCATCATGCTCGCCCTCTACGACCCCATCCGCGAGGTCGACCCCGCCACGCAGCCCGAGAACAAGGGCGACGCGAGCGAGGAGGAGCTTCTCGAGGTGCAGGAGCGGCTCGGCAACGACGAGTTCGTCGAGCCCCTCACCTCGTGGCCCGAGAACGGCTACCTCTTCGTCAGCGTCGTGTACGACGACGGATCGATCCAACGCTACGTCGACGCGACGTACGGCGCCGACGTGGTGCAGGTGCGCTCCGCGCTCCGCGACGTCGAGGGCTGACCGCACGTGCGGAGGGCGCCCGGCGCTCACCGGGCGCCCTCCGGGTCACACCTCGACCGAGAGTTCGTAGACCTGTTCGGTCGGATGCCCGGCGCGCTCGTGGATGCGCATGACCGCCTCCTTCGACGGCCCGGTCGAGAGACAGAACACCTTGCCCGACTCCGGGTCGAGCCAGGCGCGCTCGAAGTGCACGCCCTCCTCGCCCTCGATCGCGAGGTCCGCCTCGTGGGCTTCCGACAGCTGGGCCTCCGTGACTCCGACGAATCCGTCGTGCACGTCCATGAATCGCGCCATGATGGCACTCCTTCCGTGTGGTTGTGCGTCAACCGTCCTCCGCGCGACCCGGCGTCGACATCGGTCGAATGACGGGTTCCCCGGCTGAAACGACGGATCTACACTTCGTGCATGTCAGCCGCCGTCGTGGTGGATCGGGTCAGTCCGGTCGTCGTCGGGCGCGACGACGCACTGGAACTCGTCGCGCGCCGGTGGGCGGCGGCGCGGCTCGGGCGGGGCCACATGCTGCTCGTCGCGGGGGAGCCGGGCATCGGCAAGACGCGCCTCATGCACGAGGCGAGCCGTCGCCACAGCACCCGCTCGCCGCGCGCACTGGCGTTCCCGCGGGAGCTGGACGCGCCGGGCGGTCTCCTCCTCAATCTCGGCGACGAACTCGCCCGCTTGGGAGACGACGCCACGGCCGAGCGCCTCCGCAGCGCCCTGCTCGCCGGACCGGCCGACGGTGACGACGCGCGTCGCCGGCGCATCCTGCTCGGGGAGCTGACCACGACCATCCTCGAGGCCCTCGCGACTCCGGCGCTGTGGCGGCTGGAAGACCTGCACTGGGCGGATGAGCTCAGCCTCGACGTGCTCGAACGGGTCGCCGCCGCCATCGCGGAGACGCCGTCGATGGTGATCGCCACGTACCGCACGGTCGACGCGCCCGCGCCGTGGCTGCCGGACTGGCGCCGCCGCATGGTGTCGCGCCGACTCGGCGAGGAGATCATCCTCAGACGACTGACGACGGCGGACACCGCGCGCATGGTCGAGGCGATCACCGGCGAGGTGCCGTCCGCGGCGTTCGTCGACGACCTGCACCGCCGGTCCGACGGCATCCCGCTGCACATCGAGGAGCTGCTCGGTGACGCGTCGGGGGTGCCGGAGTCGATCGCGGAGGCCGTGCTCGACCGGGTCGAGACACTGGATGACCGGCATCGACGGCTCTTGCAGGCCGCGTCGGTGATCGGCCGCACCTTCGACTGCGCGCTGTTGAGCAGGATCACCCAGGCGAGCGACGACGACGTGCGCCAGGCGATGCGGGTGCTGGCCGAGCAGCAACTCGTCGTGGCGTCGCAAGAGGCGTTCGGGTTCCGGCACTCCCTGATCTGCGACGCGGTCTACTCGGCGATCGAACCCCGGGAGCGACTCCGCCTGCACGCGGCGGTGGCCCGCGCGGCGGATGTCGGCGACGCGTTCGCCTCGGAGCACTTCGAGCGGGCCGGCGCGGCCGAGGAGGCCCACCGCCACGCCGTCGCCGCGGCGGCCGATGCCGTGCGCGTCTCCTCGCACCGGGCGGCCGCCGGACTCTACGAGCGGGCGCTGCGCACCGCCCCGCCCGACCTTCCCGCCGCGTCGAGGGCGCGGCTGCACGGGCTGCTCGGCGTGCAGCTCGGCGCCATCGACGAGGTGGAGCGCGCCGCCGCACAGCTGTCGATCGCGATCCGTCTGCATCGCGACCTCGGCGACGAGATCGCCGCCGCGGCGCTCGTGCCGAAGCTCATGACCATGCGGCACCTGCTCGGCGACGATCTGGACACGCGGTGCTCGCTCGCCTTCGAGGCGCTCACCCGCCTCGGCGACGACGCCCCCGACGGGGTGCGCGCGGAGGTCGTCGCCGCCCTCTCGGCCGCGACGATGCTCGCGCGGAGGCTGGGCGAATCCGAGGCCTACGGCCGCGAGGCGCAACGCCTCGCCGCATCCGCCGGCGCGACCGATCTGGCGATCGACCTCGATCTCACGCTGGGTGCCGTGCTCGTCTTCGCCGGAGGCGACGACGAGGGTTGGGCGCTGCTCGAACGCGGCATCACGGCGGCCGAGGCGACGGGGCTCGACGCGGTCGCCGCCCGCGGATACCGCATGCTGGCCACCTCCGCTTCGGTGCTCGTCGAGTACGACCGCGCCGAACTGTGGCTCGAGCGCGGGGCGCGGCAGACCGCGGCGACCGAAAACTGGAACGACCACCACTACCTCGTCGCGCACCAGGCGCACGTCGCCTGGGCGGTGGGAGAACCGGCGCGCGCGGAGGCCCTCGCGCGGCACGCGCTCGCCGACGGGCACGGCATCACGACGCGGATCACGGCGCTCACCGCCCTCGGCTACGCCTTCCTGTCGCAGGGCGACACGGCGACCGCCGCGGCGCACCTCGGCCAGGCGCTCGCCGCGGCCGAGCCGATGGACGAGCTCCAGCGCATCTCCCCGGCCGTGTGGGGACTCGCCGAAGCGGCGCTCGCCGACGGCGACCCGGCGTCGGCGACGCAGCTCTCCGAGCGCGGCTTCGACCTGTCGGCGGCGGTGCAAGATGCGGCCTACCTCTTTCCCTTCGTCGTGACCGGCATGCGGGCGCGGCTCGCGCTCGGCGACCGCGGCGCGGCCCGCGGCTGGCTCGCCCGCTGCACGTCCGCACTGCGATCGCGCGGCATCCCGGGCACCCTCCCGGCGATCGACCACGCCGCGGGGCTGCTCGAGTCGGCGGAAGGGCGACGCGTGCGGGCCGCGGAACTGCTCACCGCGGCGCACGCCGCGTGGACCGCTCGTCGACGCACGTGGGAGGCACGACTGGCCGAGAGCGCGCTCGCGTCGCTCGACCCTGCGCCCACGGGGCCACTGACGGCCCGTGAGGCCGAGGTCGCCCGGCTGATGGCGTCCGGGGCGACGAACCGCGAGATCGCGCAGACCCTGGTGATCGCGCCGAAGACGGTGTCCACCCACGTCGAGCACATCCTGGCGAAGCTCGGGATGAGCCGGCGGTCCGAGGTCGCCGCCTGGGTCGCCACGACGCTCCGCTGAGTTCCCGCTCGCCGTCGTCAGACGGCGACGGCCTCCCGCACGGCCGAGTCCGCCGCATCCGTCGCCGCGACGTCCGCGTCGTACGGAGCCCAGCCGGGCTCGCGCAGCGCGGGGCAGTGCTCGGCGGTGGGATGGTGCGCGATGTCGATGATGCGATCGAGCGCGTCGCGGGCGGCGGCGAGGTCGGCCATGGCCGTGGTGATGCGGTTCCGCTCGGACTCGAGCAGTTCGAACGCCTCGGGGGAGCCGTGTCCGGCGTCGACGCAGGGCAGGATCCGCAGGATGGTGCGGCTGGGGAGGCCCGCGGTGAAGAACTGCTGGATGAGCCGCACGCGTTCGACGGCCGAATCCGGGTAGAAGCGCTGTCCGCTCGGCGCGCGCTCCGAGGTCAGCAGACCCTGCTCCTCGTAGTACCGGAGGGCCCTCGCGCTCACTCCGGCCCGACGTGCGAGCTCACCGATGCGCATCCGTTGCCCCTCTCATTCCCACCCGACTTGACCTTGACGTCGACGTGAGGTTTTAGCGTAGCGGAGGCGCGTCGGATTCGGCTCGCCGACCGAGACGAAAGAAGCAGCAACCTATGAACGTCACCGGACAGATCGCCCTCGTCACCGGAGCCAACCGCGGCATCGGCCGCCAGTTCGTGCTCGAACTGCTCGAGCGCGGCGCGGCCAAGGTGTACGCGGCCGCGCGCCGCCCCGAGGTCGTCGACATCGACGACGCGCGAGTGGTGCCGCTGCGACTCGACCTGTTCGACCGCGAGTCGATCGCCGCGGCTGCCGAGGCGGCATCCGACGTGACCCTGCTCATCAACAACGCCGGCACCTCGGCGTACGGGTCGCTCGTCACCGGCGACCTCGACGACGCGCGCCGCCAGATGGACACGCACCTGTGGGGTCCGCTCGACGTCATCCGCGCGGTCAACCCCGCCCTCGGGCGGAACGGCGGCGGCGCGATCGTCAACGTGCTGTCGGCGCTGTCGTGGTTCGCCTCGCCGGGCGCCGGTGCCTACGCCGCCGCGAAAGCGGCCGAGTGGAACATGACCAACGCCGTGCGACTCGAGCTCGCGGGGCAGGGCACGCTCGTGCAGGGCGTGCTGCTCGGCGCGGCCGACACCGACATGATGGCCGGCTACGACGGCCCCAAGGTCGACCCGCGAGAGGTGGCCCGCCGTTCGCTCGACGGTGTGGAGGCCGGCTCGACCGAGGTGATCGTCGACGAGTGGACGGCGATGGTGAAGGCCTCGCTCGCCGGTGACCCCGCGCCGTTCTACGAGCGGATCACCGCGCTGCTCGGCTGAGGGCACCACGTGCCAAGGTGGACGGCGTGACCTCCGCGCCCCCGATCCACATCCGTCCCCGTCGAGATGGCGACGCTCAGGCACTCCTGCAAGCCCTCGCCGACTCGCACGCCCGGGACCGCTACCCGTTGCGTCCGGGCAGCGTGCGCTGGTCGTGGATCACGGAACCTGCCGGCGGCCCGAACTGGGTCGCGGAGGCGCACGGTCGGGCCGTCGGCCACCTCGCCCTGACCGCCGATGGCCCCGCCGTGTCGGGAGACGCGCTCTCGGTCACGCGGTTCTTCGTCGCGTCGTCCGCGCGCGGCACCGGGTCCGGGAGTGCGCTGCTCGCGACGGCCGAGACCTACGCCCGCGAGACGGGCGTGCCGCTCGTGCTCGACGTGCTCGACGGCAGCGACGCCGCGATCCGCCTCTACGAGAAGCGTGGCTGGACCCGTGTCGACACGATCCGCGCCGACTGGACCGGGCCGGACGGCACCCATCCGCTCCTGCACTTGTACCGCGCGCCCTGATCCGGCTGCCGCGGCCGGCCGGCCGGCCGGCGCCCCGCGCCCCGGTTGTGGAGAACGCGCGCCGCGGCGCGGGCGCGGTGCGCATCATGGCGGGGTGAACCCGGCGATCGCGACCATCACCGATCGGGTGCGGCAGCGCGTGCAGCGGGAGGGCGTCGACCTCGCGCGTGACGGGTCGATCGCCGAGCGGTACGTGCGCGACGAGGTGCAGCGCTACAGCGAGCGCGCGCTCGGCGGGTCGGCGCCGCTGCTGGCGGATGAGGGCGCGGCGACCCGGCAGGTCGTCGCGGCGCTCACCGGGTACGGGCCGTTGCAGCCGTTCTTCGACGACGACTCCGTCGAGGAGATCTGGATCAACAGCCCGCGCGACGTGTACATCGCCCGCGCCGGCGTCTCCGAGCGCGCGGGGCTCGAGCTCACCGACGGCCAGGTGCGCGACCTGGTCGAGCGGATGCTGCAGTCCACCGGACGCCGCGTCGATCTGTCGTCACCGTTCGTCGACGCGTCGCTCCCGGACGGGTCGCGGCTGCACGTCGTCATCCCCGACATCACCCAGCGGCACTGGGCGGTCAACGTCCGCAAGTTCACCCAGCGCATCCGGGACCTGCAGGGCCTCGTCGCTCTCGGGTCGCTCACGAACCAGGCGGCGGAGTTCCTGCGGATGAGCGTGCTCGCCGGGCTCAACATCCTCGTTTCCGGAGCCACCCAGAGCGGCAAGACGACGCTGCTCGGGGCGATGCTCTCGGCGTCGCGTCCCTCGGAACGCATCGTCACGGTCGAGGAGACGTTCGAACTCGACGTCTCCGCCCCTGACACGGTCGCGATGCAGTGCCGGCAGTCGAGCCTCGAGGGCACCGGCGAGGTGACGTTGCGCCGCCTCATCAAGGAGGCGCTCCGGATGCGTCCGGACCGCTTGGTCGTGGGGGAGGTGCGCGAGGCGGAGGCGCTCGATCTGCTCATCGCGCTCAACAGCGGCCTGCCCGGCATGTGCAGCATCCACGCGAACAGCGCGGGCGACGCCCTCGCGAAGCTCACGACGCTGCCGCTGCTCGCCGGACGCAACATCGACTCCGGGTTCGTGCTGCCGACGGTCGCCGGATGCATCGACCTCGTCGTGCACTGCGAACTCGAGCGGCGCGGACACCGGCGCATCCGCGAGATCATCGCGCCGACCGGGTCGGTGGACGAGGGCTCGCTCGCCGCCGACACGATCTTCACAATGCGCGATGGAGTGCTCGCCGCCACCGGCACTCATCCGGCCCGCGCCGGCAAGTTCGCGGCCGCGGGACTCGACCCCGCCGTCGTTCTCGGAGCGCCCGCGTGACCTTCGTGCTCGCCGGGCTCACCGGACTCGGCGTGCTGCTCACCGCGTCGCCGTGGTTGTGGCCGCGGCGGGAGCGTCGCGAACCGAGCCGGTTGCTGCGACCGGTGCGCGACCGGCTCGTGCAGGCGGGACTCGAGCGCGTGGGCGTCGGCATGTTCGTCGCCGTGAGTGGGCTGCTCGGACTCGTCGGGGGAGTGACCGCATGGGCGACGCTCCCGGTGCTCGCGCTCGCCGTGGCGATCGGGGCGGCGTGTGCCGCGCTGCCCGCCGTCGTCGTCGCGGTGCGGGCGCGGGCCCGCCGCCGCGCGCACCGGGTGGTCTGGCCGGATGTGGTGGACCATCTCGTGTCGGCGGTGCGCTCGGGCCTCTCGCTGCCCGACAGTGTCATCGCGCTCGCGCACACCGGTCCCGAGGAGACGCGGGCGGCGTTCCGTTCCTTCGCCGACGACTACGCCGCATCCTCGAACTTCTCGCTCGCCCTCGACGACCTCAAGAGCCGGCTCGC carries:
- a CDS encoding ATP-binding protein; its protein translation is MSAAVVVDRVSPVVVGRDDALELVARRWAAARLGRGHMLLVAGEPGIGKTRLMHEASRRHSTRSPRALAFPRELDAPGGLLLNLGDELARLGDDATAERLRSALLAGPADGDDARRRRILLGELTTTILEALATPALWRLEDLHWADELSLDVLERVAAAIAETPSMVIATYRTVDAPAPWLPDWRRRMVSRRLGEEIILRRLTTADTARMVEAITGEVPSAAFVDDLHRRSDGIPLHIEELLGDASGVPESIAEAVLDRVETLDDRHRRLLQAASVIGRTFDCALLSRITQASDDDVRQAMRVLAEQQLVVASQEAFGFRHSLICDAVYSAIEPRERLRLHAAVARAADVGDAFASEHFERAGAAEEAHRHAVAAAADAVRVSSHRAAAGLYERALRTAPPDLPAASRARLHGLLGVQLGAIDEVERAAAQLSIAIRLHRDLGDEIAAAALVPKLMTMRHLLGDDLDTRCSLAFEALTRLGDDAPDGVRAEVVAALSAATMLARRLGESEAYGREAQRLAASAGATDLAIDLDLTLGAVLVFAGGDDEGWALLERGITAAEATGLDAVAARGYRMLATSASVLVEYDRAELWLERGARQTAATENWNDHHYLVAHQAHVAWAVGEPARAEALARHALADGHGITTRITALTALGYAFLSQGDTATAAAHLGQALAAAEPMDELQRISPAVWGLAEAALADGDPASATQLSERGFDLSAAVQDAAYLFPFVVTGMRARLALGDRGAARGWLARCTSALRSRGIPGTLPAIDHAAGLLESAEGRRVRAAELLTAAHAAWTARRRTWEARLAESALASLDPAPTGPLTAREAEVARLMASGATNREIAQTLVIAPKTVSTHVEHILAKLGMSRRSEVAAWVATTLR
- a CDS encoding SCO4226 family nickel-binding protein, with amino-acid sequence MARFMDVHDGFVGVTEAQLSEAHEADLAIEGEEGVHFERAWLDPESGKVFCLSTGPSKEAVMRIHERAGHPTEQVYELSVEV
- a CDS encoding CpaF family protein, which produces MNPAIATITDRVRQRVQREGVDLARDGSIAERYVRDEVQRYSERALGGSAPLLADEGAATRQVVAALTGYGPLQPFFDDDSVEEIWINSPRDVYIARAGVSERAGLELTDGQVRDLVERMLQSTGRRVDLSSPFVDASLPDGSRLHVVIPDITQRHWAVNVRKFTQRIRDLQGLVALGSLTNQAAEFLRMSVLAGLNILVSGATQSGKTTLLGAMLSASRPSERIVTVEETFELDVSAPDTVAMQCRQSSLEGTGEVTLRRLIKEALRMRPDRLVVGEVREAEALDLLIALNSGLPGMCSIHANSAGDALAKLTTLPLLAGRNIDSGFVLPTVAGCIDLVVHCELERRGHRRIREIIAPTGSVDEGSLAADTIFTMRDGVLAATGTHPARAGKFAAAGLDPAVVLGAPA
- a CDS encoding DUF6098 family protein, producing MAARPERVLETLDELERLVVDDPELCIRYSEGPEKDGTSSTDTESGLELPGLSVNPLRPEEWWSRPLADWLARQLCQYKHLSEKNPDRFAWVLRGRTVGRGPDNEPLLADVEPVARLSDALLDEAERRYEERFEAGQGPED
- a CDS encoding MerR family transcriptional regulator → MRIGELARRAGVSARALRYYEEQGLLTSERAPSGQRFYPDSAVERVRLIQQFFTAGLPSRTILRILPCVDAGHGSPEAFELLESERNRITTAMADLAAARDALDRIIDIAHHPTAEHCPALREPGWAPYDADVAATDAADSAVREAVAV
- a CDS encoding type II secretion system F family protein, producing the protein MTFVLAGLTGLGVLLTASPWLWPRRERREPSRLLRPVRDRLVQAGLERVGVGMFVAVSGLLGLVGGVTAWATLPVLALAVAIGAACAALPAVVVAVRARARRRAHRVVWPDVVDHLVSAVRSGLSLPDSVIALAHTGPEETRAAFRSFADDYAASSNFSLALDDLKSRLADPVADRIVETLRMARDVGGSELPTVLRSLSGYLRQQEALRSEVEARQSWVVNAARLGVAAPWIVLVLLSTRPEAAMAYNAPAGVALIVVGVGVTVVAYRIMIGIGRLPEERRWFG
- a CDS encoding GNAT family N-acetyltransferase; its protein translation is MTSAPPIHIRPRRDGDAQALLQALADSHARDRYPLRPGSVRWSWITEPAGGPNWVAEAHGRAVGHLALTADGPAVSGDALSVTRFFVASSARGTGSGSALLATAETYARETGVPLVLDVLDGSDAAIRLYEKRGWTRVDTIRADWTGPDGTHPLLHLYRAP
- a CDS encoding SDR family oxidoreductase, yielding MNVTGQIALVTGANRGIGRQFVLELLERGAAKVYAAARRPEVVDIDDARVVPLRLDLFDRESIAAAAEAASDVTLLINNAGTSAYGSLVTGDLDDARRQMDTHLWGPLDVIRAVNPALGRNGGGAIVNVLSALSWFASPGAGAYAAAKAAEWNMTNAVRLELAGQGTLVQGVLLGAADTDMMAGYDGPKVDPREVARRSLDGVEAGSTEVIVDEWTAMVKASLAGDPAPFYERITALLG